One segment of Candidatus Eremiobacterota bacterium DNA contains the following:
- a CDS encoding pitrilysin family protein, with the protein MKHAVRVLVLSLILLFLGDAARGAPAAEKTVKATLRNGLTVIVREDHSAPVAALFVMYRVGSRNEKLGTTGISHLLEHMLFRGTRHYPEGTITRILDVLGAEYNAFTTYDVTGYYETLPVHGLPTALAIEADRMTGTIIDGKALVKEKTVVLSELEGDENSPLEILGNEVQALHFEAHPYMWPVGGFKSDVAGLTKDDVTAYYRTYYSPRNAVLTIVGDVKAKEAQALVERHFGSLPPGPLVPRVRATEPRSMGEKRVTVKKEGTTSYVELAFPAPPVKSGDMHALAVVDAILAGGKSSRLYRALVERGLASSVGASLWENVDPGMYSIVAAVAPGKSPEEVEKAILDALERFQNEPLRPRELEKAVNGVKASFYRARESTTTQAEYLAWYEAIYTYRYFDDFLEGVKRVSEPEVKKAALRYLDPALRSSGLYCARGNIGGQDGTSREGKKHLRYAAHTPLEKSSGQGKALEGSGKHTESKGKFPFSRVVLPNGLVLIVKENHAIPTVTLGGYIRTGSIADPSGKEGLSYLTASMLERGGASGTFHEIADETDLKGISISFQGEREVTRISAWTLKEHLARTVELLSLEVSAPLFPAEEFEKVRHEVEAQLEKQADNPQSQAQIAFRELLYPEGHPYRANVKGYKETLRNITREDLEAFHRTWYRPDRTVIILVGDVTPGEAKALVEKHWGSWNAAGEAPPLSIPSVADPAASRTKVIPMKGKSQVSVVLGSIGLARRSPDYYAFELLNAILGGNTLTSRLGKELRGKRGLVYGVFSFQVEGTGRAPWLVMYGTHEKNVAPSLGAVKKVIEEMQNKPVGDRELQEARSTLVNGFAVALKTNSRMAEVLADIEYFGLGADYVERLPRLYGTISARDLMKVAREYIHLDRSVTVMAGTSKE; encoded by the coding sequence ATGAAACATGCTGTCAGAGTGCTCGTGCTCTCTCTCATTCTGCTGTTCCTTGGTGATGCCGCCCGGGGCGCCCCCGCTGCTGAGAAGACGGTGAAAGCGACCCTCAGGAACGGCCTGACCGTTATTGTGAGAGAGGATCACTCTGCGCCTGTGGCTGCGCTCTTTGTGATGTACCGCGTGGGATCGCGCAACGAGAAACTTGGCACCACGGGGATCTCTCACCTGCTGGAGCATATGCTGTTCAGGGGGACCAGGCACTATCCCGAGGGGACCATCACCAGGATCCTTGATGTGCTGGGTGCCGAATACAATGCCTTCACCACCTACGATGTGACAGGCTATTATGAGACGCTCCCCGTCCATGGACTCCCGACGGCGCTCGCCATCGAGGCCGACAGGATGACCGGCACCATCATCGACGGCAAAGCCCTTGTCAAGGAGAAGACGGTGGTGCTCTCAGAACTGGAGGGAGACGAGAACTCGCCCCTGGAGATCCTGGGGAACGAGGTGCAGGCCCTCCACTTTGAGGCTCATCCCTATATGTGGCCCGTAGGCGGCTTCAAGAGCGACGTGGCAGGCCTTACCAAGGATGATGTGACGGCCTATTACAGAACCTACTATTCGCCTCGCAACGCGGTGCTCACCATTGTGGGAGACGTGAAGGCGAAAGAGGCCCAGGCTCTCGTGGAGCGTCATTTCGGGAGCCTCCCTCCAGGGCCTCTGGTGCCCAGAGTCCGCGCCACAGAGCCTCGGTCCATGGGGGAGAAGCGCGTGACTGTCAAAAAGGAGGGGACGACCTCCTATGTGGAGCTGGCCTTTCCCGCTCCCCCGGTAAAGAGCGGGGATATGCATGCCCTTGCCGTCGTTGACGCGATCCTCGCGGGGGGGAAGAGCTCACGGCTTTACAGGGCTCTTGTGGAGCGCGGGCTTGCCTCAAGCGTGGGCGCTTCCCTCTGGGAAAACGTCGATCCCGGCATGTACTCGATAGTGGCAGCGGTAGCTCCCGGGAAGTCCCCTGAGGAAGTGGAAAAGGCCATTCTTGATGCGCTGGAGCGCTTTCAGAATGAGCCTCTCAGGCCCCGGGAGCTTGAAAAAGCGGTGAACGGCGTAAAAGCTTCTTTTTACCGGGCACGGGAGAGCACGACCACCCAGGCGGAATACCTTGCATGGTACGAGGCAATCTATACGTACCGGTACTTTGACGATTTTCTCGAGGGGGTAAAGCGCGTGAGTGAGCCGGAAGTGAAAAAGGCAGCTCTGCGCTACCTTGATCCCGCCCTGAGGTCCTCCGGTCTCTACTGCGCCCGGGGTAATATCGGCGGCCAGGACGGGACTTCCCGGGAAGGGAAAAAACATCTTCGCTATGCGGCACACACTCCCCTCGAGAAGAGCTCAGGCCAGGGGAAGGCCCTGGAGGGCAGCGGAAAGCACACGGAATCAAAGGGAAAATTTCCCTTCTCCCGCGTGGTGCTCCCCAATGGACTCGTTCTCATCGTGAAGGAGAACCATGCCATTCCCACGGTGACCTTAGGCGGCTACATCCGGACCGGCAGCATTGCCGATCCTTCCGGGAAGGAAGGGCTCTCGTACCTCACAGCTTCAATGCTCGAGAGGGGGGGGGCTTCGGGCACCTTCCACGAGATTGCTGATGAGACCGACCTCAAAGGTATAAGCATCTCCTTTCAGGGAGAGCGTGAGGTGACAAGGATCTCTGCCTGGACCCTCAAGGAGCACCTGGCCAGGACAGTGGAGCTGCTTTCCCTTGAGGTGTCGGCTCCCTTATTTCCCGCGGAGGAATTCGAGAAAGTGCGCCATGAGGTGGAGGCTCAGCTTGAAAAGCAGGCCGACAACCCTCAGTCCCAGGCCCAGATCGCCTTCCGCGAGCTGCTTTACCCTGAGGGCCATCCTTACCGCGCCAATGTAAAGGGATACAAGGAGACCCTCAGGAATATCACCAGGGAGGATCTTGAAGCTTTCCACAGGACCTGGTACCGCCCCGACAGGACTGTCATTATTCTCGTAGGAGACGTGACTCCGGGCGAGGCGAAGGCGCTTGTGGAAAAGCACTGGGGAAGCTGGAACGCAGCCGGAGAGGCACCGCCCCTCTCAATTCCTTCCGTGGCAGATCCTGCCGCATCCCGGACAAAAGTGATTCCCATGAAGGGAAAATCCCAGGTCTCAGTGGTGCTGGGGAGCATCGGCCTGGCCCGCCGCTCCCCTGACTATTACGCCTTTGAGCTTCTCAATGCCATCCTGGGCGGCAATACGCTCACAAGCCGCCTTGGGAAGGAGCTGAGGGGAAAGCGCGGCCTGGTATACGGTGTCTTCAGCTTCCAGGTTGAGGGCACCGGCAGGGCGCCATGGCTGGTCATGTATGGGACCCATGAAAAAAATGTTGCCCCATCCCTTGGGGCGGTCAAAAAGGTCATTGAGGAAATGCAGAACAAGCCTGTCGGCGACAGGGAGCTCCAGGAGGCGAGAAGCACTCTGGTGAACGGTTTCGCCGTCGCACTCAAGACAAACAGCAGGATGGCCGAGGTGCTTGCCGATATTGAATATTTCGGTCTTGGCGCCGATTATGTCGAGCGCCTTCCCCGGCTTTACGGAACCATTAGTGCCCGGGACCTCATGAAGGTGGCGAGAGAGTACATTCATCTTGACCGGAGTGTCACGGTCATGGCAGGAACTTCCAAGGAGTAA
- a CDS encoding type II secretion system F family protein, with the protein MLHLSLKDQISFFTQMATMLKAGVPIVKSLETIGTNALSRGQRRFALAMADFVAKGGRLSDGLSELPGIRDDFVIAMVRVGETGGFLDQKLRELAFFLEKVQAFRMSFMSSMIYPLLIFHGSVLLPPLFYLFTGEASTYFRVILTVLVPFYALVASLAVLHTVLASSRAFRSFCDSVFVFTPLVGGVIKKFAVARFARAFANLYESGINVNQCVTAASSACGNMLLAGRFRKIAPAIDRGTPLSQAFRQSGLFPPLALQLIATGEETGTMATMLLKSADILDEQLDHTMKRFFVILPVLVLLMAGGYVGYVVIRQYMKIFDMFYRIR; encoded by the coding sequence GTGCTGCATCTTTCCCTGAAGGACCAGATCTCCTTTTTCACCCAGATGGCCACCATGCTGAAAGCAGGCGTGCCGATCGTGAAGTCTCTCGAGACAATCGGCACCAATGCCCTCTCCCGGGGCCAGCGGCGCTTTGCCCTTGCCATGGCTGATTTTGTCGCCAAGGGAGGGAGGCTCTCTGACGGCCTCTCAGAGCTCCCCGGCATAAGGGATGACTTTGTGATCGCCATGGTGCGGGTCGGTGAAACGGGAGGGTTCCTGGATCAAAAACTGAGGGAGCTGGCCTTCTTCCTTGAAAAGGTGCAGGCCTTCAGGATGAGCTTCATGAGCAGCATGATCTACCCGCTTCTCATCTTTCACGGGAGCGTTCTCCTTCCGCCGCTGTTCTACCTCTTCACCGGCGAGGCTTCCACCTATTTCCGCGTGATCCTCACGGTCCTTGTCCCTTTTTATGCCCTTGTGGCGTCCCTTGCGGTGCTCCATACCGTGCTTGCCTCTTCCAGGGCTTTCAGGAGCTTTTGTGATTCGGTGTTTGTGTTCACCCCTCTCGTCGGAGGCGTGATAAAAAAATTTGCCGTGGCCCGCTTTGCACGGGCTTTTGCAAACCTCTATGAATCGGGGATCAACGTGAACCAGTGCGTCACCGCCGCCTCGTCTGCCTGCGGGAACATGCTCCTGGCGGGCCGGTTCAGGAAGATCGCCCCCGCCATTGACAGGGGGACGCCGCTCTCCCAGGCTTTCAGGCAGTCGGGCCTTTTCCCGCCCCTGGCGCTCCAGCTCATTGCCACAGGGGAGGAGACCGGCACGATGGCGACGATGCTGCTGAAGAGTGCCGATATCCTTGACGAGCAGCTTGACCACACAATGAAGAGGTTTTTTGTGATACTCCCGGTGCTGGTGCTGCTCATGGCCGGCGGCTACGTGGGGTATGTCGTTATCAGGCAGTATATGAAAATATTTGACATGTTCTACCGTATCAGGTGA
- a CDS encoding response regulator produces the protein MNAKILVVDDDPSMRDTVTVVLEDEGFDVIAAANGFEAIEKIKESSFDLLICDIRMAGMDGLETLAALRKSQPELRSIIMTGYASEEDPVRAIKLGVDDYLYKPFDAQEFLKSVRKSIETLHKGTPAGEEGRTRDELLATMKKIAFFLEERDPYYSGHSKRVATLSLQIFKKMGYPRERTLILETAALLHDLGQIEVKQSILHKKGNLSAEELATVQRHPQAAREILAVVPGLQEIVMILFHHHERYDGKGYPAALKGDDIPIESRIIAVAEAYDALISARPHRDPLSPAEALAEISRHGGTQFDPRVVEALTPLVEAEGLEERGEIDPADEEREREEELSRQKRRKTLINLAHTFRELGQHKIALQAYEESLQMEEDMADILSFEAADGIARLSLEMGELTRARGLAEKNISLAEKMGKLSKGSAFCTFGLVLGEEGRWAEAEEKFRGARETFELWEDHQKMTLADLYLAGIYSQNAGRSTEFRAKFATSLRSLISLVKHYNDYDTLLIERKRAFPLLINALMLEVEKEAVMELVVTLGQQTTKELESLVQSPVESNRVLLIEILEKVATGQAQALLRQMLDDPAAKVREQAQTALSNISGKPVIPVLRSYCLGKFRLASGDSLIKDEEWKTKKSKYVLAYLLSRWNEDVPEEKLLYAFWPDSPPKKSRQSLHTALYQIRQLFQQFVGDQKVNYILHEKEFYRFNTEAEHYIDLKEFEQFYKLGSRYLDEGKEEAGIAQLQKSEALYVGEFLEGYFSDWAIEYRENIRKMYIDVLVRLANHFFKVKKYEVSLDYSQKILTHDSCRQDIHMMVMKCYQALGQKELAIKQYQFCTQILKRELNISPSTELMALYLDLKG, from the coding sequence GTGAATGCAAAGATTCTGGTAGTTGATGATGATCCCTCGATGAGGGATACGGTCACCGTGGTGCTGGAGGATGAAGGCTTTGACGTGATTGCCGCAGCCAATGGTTTTGAGGCCATCGAGAAGATCAAGGAGAGCTCCTTTGACCTTCTCATCTGTGATATAAGGATGGCCGGGATGGACGGCCTGGAGACCCTGGCGGCGCTTCGCAAATCCCAGCCGGAGCTCCGGAGCATCATCATGACCGGCTATGCAAGCGAGGAAGATCCTGTGAGGGCCATCAAGCTCGGCGTTGATGATTACCTGTATAAGCCTTTTGACGCCCAGGAATTCCTGAAAAGCGTGAGAAAAAGCATAGAGACCCTCCATAAAGGCACCCCGGCCGGTGAAGAGGGCCGCACAAGGGACGAGCTCCTTGCGACAATGAAAAAGATTGCCTTCTTTCTTGAGGAGAGGGATCCTTACTACAGCGGGCACTCAAAGAGAGTCGCAACACTTTCGCTCCAGATTTTCAAAAAAATGGGCTATCCGAGGGAGAGGACCTTGATCCTGGAGACGGCGGCGCTCCTTCACGATCTGGGCCAGATAGAGGTGAAGCAGTCGATTCTCCATAAGAAGGGGAACCTTTCGGCGGAGGAGCTTGCCACGGTGCAGCGCCATCCCCAGGCTGCACGGGAGATTCTTGCAGTGGTGCCGGGCCTCCAGGAGATAGTGATGATTCTCTTCCATCACCATGAGCGTTATGACGGCAAAGGCTACCCTGCAGCGCTGAAAGGCGACGATATCCCCATTGAATCGAGAATAATAGCCGTCGCGGAAGCCTACGACGCCCTCATCTCAGCGAGGCCGCACCGCGATCCCCTCTCTCCCGCCGAGGCCCTGGCGGAAATCTCCCGCCATGGAGGCACGCAGTTTGATCCCCGCGTGGTCGAAGCCCTGACCCCCCTCGTGGAGGCCGAGGGCCTCGAAGAGAGGGGCGAGATAGATCCCGCCGACGAGGAACGGGAGCGTGAAGAGGAGCTCTCCCGCCAGAAGCGGCGCAAGACCCTCATCAACCTGGCCCATACCTTCAGGGAGCTCGGGCAGCACAAGATAGCGCTCCAGGCTTACGAGGAAAGCCTGCAGATGGAGGAGGACATGGCTGACATCCTCAGCTTTGAGGCCGCTGACGGCATTGCCCGCCTCTCCCTTGAAATGGGTGAGCTTACAAGGGCCCGGGGCCTTGCAGAGAAAAATATCTCCCTTGCCGAGAAGATGGGAAAGCTCTCGAAAGGATCGGCCTTCTGCACCTTCGGGCTCGTCCTTGGCGAGGAGGGCCGCTGGGCCGAGGCCGAAGAGAAATTCAGGGGGGCCCGGGAGACCTTCGAACTCTGGGAGGATCACCAGAAGATGACCCTGGCCGATCTCTACCTTGCCGGCATATATTCGCAGAATGCGGGGCGCTCCACGGAGTTCAGGGCCAAGTTTGCCACATCCCTCCGGAGCCTTATAAGCCTTGTGAAGCACTATAATGACTATGACACCCTTCTTATCGAAAGGAAGCGTGCCTTTCCCCTTCTGATAAACGCCCTGATGCTCGAGGTGGAAAAGGAAGCCGTGATGGAGCTGGTGGTCACCCTGGGCCAGCAGACCACCAAGGAGCTGGAGAGCCTTGTGCAGTCACCCGTTGAGTCAAACAGAGTGCTTCTCATCGAGATTCTGGAAAAGGTTGCCACCGGGCAGGCTCAGGCTCTTCTGCGCCAGATGCTCGATGACCCCGCGGCAAAGGTCCGCGAGCAGGCTCAGACGGCCCTCTCCAACATTTCCGGCAAGCCTGTGATCCCCGTGCTGAGGAGCTACTGCCTCGGGAAGTTCAGGCTCGCAAGCGGCGACAGCCTCATCAAGGACGAGGAGTGGAAGACCAAGAAATCCAAATATGTGCTGGCCTATCTTCTCTCACGGTGGAACGAGGACGTGCCGGAAGAGAAGCTTCTCTATGCCTTCTGGCCCGACTCTCCTCCCAAGAAGTCCCGCCAGAGCCTTCATACGGCCCTCTACCAGATAAGGCAGCTTTTTCAGCAGTTCGTCGGCGATCAGAAGGTGAACTATATCCTTCACGAAAAGGAGTTCTACCGCTTCAACACCGAGGCGGAGCACTACATCGATCTCAAGGAGTTCGAGCAGTTCTATAAGCTCGGGTCCCGTTACCTTGACGAGGGCAAGGAGGAGGCGGGCATTGCCCAGCTCCAGAAATCGGAAGCACTCTATGTAGGGGAGTTTCTTGAGGGCTACTTCTCTGACTGGGCCATCGAATACCGGGAAAACATCAGGAAAATGTATATTGACGTCCTGGTGAGGCTTGCAAACCATTTCTTCAAGGTGAAGAAATACGAGGTCTCCCTCGACTACAGCCAGAAGATCCTCACCCATGACAGCTGCCGCCAGGATATCCATATGATGGTGATGAAGTGCTACCAGGCCCTCGGCCAGAAAGAGCTTGCCATCAAGCAGTACCAGTTCTGCACCCAGATCCTGAAGAGGGAGCTCAATATCTCCCCTTCGACGGAGCTCATGGCCCTCTATCTTGACCTGAAGGGATGA
- a CDS encoding ornithine carbamoyltransferase, protein MKTNLKGRDFISIMDFKQEELETIFELAFDLKRRVAVGEPHPLLAGKTLGMLFASPSTRTRISFETGMTQLGGHAQYYSPDQLQLKNKESWRDTAEMVSRFIEGFMIRLYNLKTQMGTDTYEYGDARNVLRAIAEYATIPIINALDDKEHPCQIMADIMTMKEKFGDSYKSKKIVMGWAYDERAKSAGVPQTMAAAAGILGMNIVLAYPDIEGYDIDPEYFNFAKKAAQESGGSVTVEHDIWKACQGADIIYCKSWARNPELHEKNRDKFKQDWCISHKHFENASKRAKYMHCLPAKRGQEVTDALIDDPVLSIVNDEAENRLHVQKAIMALTMR, encoded by the coding sequence ATGAAAACAAATCTCAAGGGAAGGGACTTCATCAGCATCATGGACTTCAAACAGGAAGAGCTTGAGACCATATTCGAGCTTGCCTTCGATCTGAAGAGACGCGTGGCTGTCGGCGAACCTCACCCCCTGCTTGCAGGCAAAACACTGGGAATGCTCTTTGCATCCCCTTCAACGAGGACCAGGATTTCCTTTGAAACAGGCATGACCCAGCTCGGCGGCCATGCCCAGTATTATTCACCGGATCAGCTCCAGCTCAAGAACAAGGAATCATGGAGAGATACGGCCGAGATGGTGAGCCGGTTCATCGAAGGCTTCATGATCCGCCTCTATAACCTGAAGACACAGATGGGTACCGACACTTATGAATATGGAGATGCGAGGAATGTGCTGCGGGCTATTGCTGAATATGCCACTATTCCCATCATCAATGCCCTTGATGACAAGGAGCACCCCTGCCAGATCATGGCTGACATCATGACGATGAAAGAGAAGTTCGGCGACAGCTACAAGTCCAAGAAGATAGTCATGGGCTGGGCTTATGACGAGCGGGCAAAGTCAGCAGGAGTGCCGCAGACCATGGCAGCTGCCGCAGGAATTCTCGGGATGAATATCGTGCTTGCTTACCCTGATATAGAGGGTTATGACATTGATCCTGAATATTTCAATTTTGCCAAGAAAGCTGCCCAGGAATCGGGCGGGTCCGTCACGGTGGAGCATGATATCTGGAAGGCCTGCCAGGGCGCCGATATCATCTACTGCAAATCATGGGCGAGAAATCCCGAGCTCCATGAGAAGAACAGGGATAAGTTCAAGCAAGACTGGTGTATTTCACACAAGCATTTCGAGAATGCAAGCAAGCGCGCCAAATACATGCATTGCCTGCCTGCCAAGCGTGGACAGGAAGTCACCGACGCGCTTATTGATGATCCCGTTCTCTCAATCGTCAATGATGAGGCTGAAAACCGTCTCCATGTGCAGAAAGCCATCATGGCGCTCACGATGCGCTAA
- a CDS encoding response regulator, whose product MKYGSILIVEDNSDDEYLTVRTLKKHNPSRDLIVARDGEEAMDYIFGTGKYETSDSRTLPHLVLLDLKLPRTDGFEVLRKIRRDDRTRLLPVVVLSSSGEEDDILRSYELGANSYIEKPTDFSRFEEIIMSLATYWCCLNIAPLL is encoded by the coding sequence ATGAAGTACGGCAGCATTCTGATTGTCGAAGACAACAGCGATGACGAGTACCTCACCGTGCGGACCCTCAAAAAGCACAACCCTTCGAGGGATCTCATCGTAGCCCGTGACGGCGAAGAGGCCATGGACTATATCTTCGGCACGGGGAAATATGAAACCAGTGACAGCCGCACCCTTCCTCACCTTGTGCTGCTTGACCTGAAACTGCCCCGTACCGACGGGTTTGAGGTCCTCAGAAAAATCAGGCGCGACGACAGGACCAGGCTTCTCCCCGTCGTGGTGCTCTCATCTTCCGGTGAGGAAGATGACATACTGAGGAGCTATGAGCTCGGAGCGAACAGCTACATTGAAAAGCCCACGGACTTCAGCCGCTTTGAAGAGATCATCATGTCTCTTGCAACGTACTGGTGCTGCCTTAATATAGCCCCTCTTTTATGA